The following are encoded in a window of Amaranthus tricolor cultivar Red isolate AtriRed21 chromosome 2, ASM2621246v1, whole genome shotgun sequence genomic DNA:
- the LOC130804531 gene encoding uncharacterized protein LOC130804531 isoform X1, with protein MTKTSKTSLPLSSISLFPYKTTMHHLPTNHLLLLLLFTIFHLPSLYFSDCRSQCGSIPIHYPFSIDDGCGAPQFRNMFTCNISSTSLFFITPNGNYKVQSIDYKTQTLTVYDPDMSTCTVLQPHHDIHLSDIQYAIIPPSPDTIFALLNCSIDSPILHRFSDLCFDFASHKCQELYSSCNSFRVFTTGLVNPGLTNSTGPAGYFYGGAGGNNFNYNSNSTSTTGFNTGNIAGPGLVSGSGSDPPPCCFTGYSTVKVMSMDILDCTHYTSFYDADKLRGVRPMDWSYGIKFSYSVPDMGCERCTKSGGNCGFDVQTEALLCLCPGANNSTRQCGNDVDAGGNLVPSIIVMCLAFMFLLC; from the exons ATGACtaaaacatcaaaaacctcaCTCCCTCTATCTTCCATTTCACTCTTTCCTTACAAAACAACAATGCACCATCTTCCAACCAAccacctcctcctcctcctcctcttcACCATCTTCCACCTCCCATCCCTCTACTTCTCCGACTGCCGTTCCCAATGCGGATCCATCCCGATCCACTACCCATTCAGCATCGACGACGGTTGCGGAGCCCCACAGTTCCGCAACATGTTCACATGCAACATATCATCCACTTCCCTCTTCTTCATAACCCCAAATGGAAACTACAAAGTCCAATCCATTGACTACAAAACCCAAACACTTACAGTTTACGATCCGGATATGTCTACTTGCACTGTTCTTCAACCCCACCATGATATCCATCTCTCTGATATCCAATACGCCATTATCCCACCTTCTCCTGACACCATTTTTGCCCTCCTTAACTGCTCAATAGACTCACCAATACTACACCGTTTTAGTGATCTTTGTTTCGATTTTGCCTCTCATAAGTGTCAGGAACTCTACTCTTCTTGTAACTCTTTCCGGGTTTTTACTACGGGTCTGGTTAACCCGGGTTTAACCAACAGCACGGGTCCTGCTGGTTACTTTTATGGTGGGGCCGGGGGAAACAATTTTAACTATAACAGTAACAGTACTAGTACTACTGGTTTCAATACAGGTAATATTGCGGGTCCGGGTTTGGTTTCGGGTTCAGGTTCAGATCCGCCGCCGTGTTGTTTTACAGGGTATAGTACAGTGAAGGTGATGAGTATGGATATATTAGATTGTACACATTATACAAGTTTTTATGATGCAGATAAGTTGAGAGGAGTGAGACCCATGGATTGGTCTTATGGAATAAAGTTTAGTTACAGTGTGCCGGATATGGGTTGTGAAAGGTGTACAAAATCTGGTGGGAATTGTGGGTTTGATGTTCAGACTGAAGCTTTGCTTTGTCTTTGTCCTGGTGCTAACAACTCTACTAGACAATGTG GAAATGATGTCGATGCGGGTGGAAATTTGGTACCATCAATCATTGTTATGTGCTTAGCATTCATGTTTCTTCTATGTTAA
- the LOC130804531 gene encoding uncharacterized protein LOC130804531 isoform X2 yields the protein MTKTSKTSLPLSSISLFPYKTTMHHLPTNHLLLLLLFTIFHLPSLYFSDCRSQCGSIPIHYPFSIDDGCGAPQFRNMFTCNISSTSLFFITPNGNYKVQSIDYKTQTLTVYDPDMSTCTVLQPHHDIHLSDIQYAIIPPSPDTIFALLNCSIDSPILHRFSDLCFDFASHKCQELYSSCNSFRVFTTGLVNPGLTNSTGPAGYFYGGAGGNNFNYNSNSTSTTGFNTGNIAGPGLVSGSGSDPPPCCFTGYSTVKVMSMDILDCTHYTSFYDADKLRGVRPMDWSYGIKFSYSVPDMGCERCTKSGGNCGFDVQTEALLCLCPGANNSTRQCDFLAKEKSKTWIHERSSSNLERRSH from the exons ATGACtaaaacatcaaaaacctcaCTCCCTCTATCTTCCATTTCACTCTTTCCTTACAAAACAACAATGCACCATCTTCCAACCAAccacctcctcctcctcctcctcttcACCATCTTCCACCTCCCATCCCTCTACTTCTCCGACTGCCGTTCCCAATGCGGATCCATCCCGATCCACTACCCATTCAGCATCGACGACGGTTGCGGAGCCCCACAGTTCCGCAACATGTTCACATGCAACATATCATCCACTTCCCTCTTCTTCATAACCCCAAATGGAAACTACAAAGTCCAATCCATTGACTACAAAACCCAAACACTTACAGTTTACGATCCGGATATGTCTACTTGCACTGTTCTTCAACCCCACCATGATATCCATCTCTCTGATATCCAATACGCCATTATCCCACCTTCTCCTGACACCATTTTTGCCCTCCTTAACTGCTCAATAGACTCACCAATACTACACCGTTTTAGTGATCTTTGTTTCGATTTTGCCTCTCATAAGTGTCAGGAACTCTACTCTTCTTGTAACTCTTTCCGGGTTTTTACTACGGGTCTGGTTAACCCGGGTTTAACCAACAGCACGGGTCCTGCTGGTTACTTTTATGGTGGGGCCGGGGGAAACAATTTTAACTATAACAGTAACAGTACTAGTACTACTGGTTTCAATACAGGTAATATTGCGGGTCCGGGTTTGGTTTCGGGTTCAGGTTCAGATCCGCCGCCGTGTTGTTTTACAGGGTATAGTACAGTGAAGGTGATGAGTATGGATATATTAGATTGTACACATTATACAAGTTTTTATGATGCAGATAAGTTGAGAGGAGTGAGACCCATGGATTGGTCTTATGGAATAAAGTTTAGTTACAGTGTGCCGGATATGGGTTGTGAAAGGTGTACAAAATCTGGTGGGAATTGTGGGTTTGATGTTCAGACTGAAGCTTTGCTTTGTCTTTGTCCTGGTGCTAACAACTCTACTAGACAATGTG ATTTTCTGGCAAAAGAAAAGAGCAAAACGTGGATACACGAGAGATCTTCAAGCAATTTAGAGCGGAGAAGCCATTGA
- the LOC130804573 gene encoding ATP-citrate synthase alpha chain protein 2 yields the protein MARKKIREYDSKRLLKQHLKRIAGIDLPICSAQITESTDFTQLVNEETWLSSSRLVVKPDMLFGKRGKSGLVGLNLDLAQVAEFVKERIGKEVEVGGCKAPVTTFIVEAFVPHEQEFYLSIVSDRLGCTISFSECGGIEIEENWDKVKSIVLPTEKSLSSEACAPLIATLPLEIRGKIGDFIKGVFAVFEDLDFSFLEMNPFTLVNGEPYPLDMRGELDDTAAFKNFNKWGNIEFPLPFGRVLSPTESYIHSLDEKTSASLKFTILNPKGRIWTMVAGGGASVIYADTVGDLGYASELGNYAEYSGAPNEEEVLQYARVVIDCATANPDGRKRALLIGGGIANFTDVAATFSGIIRALREKESKLKAARMHIYVRRGGPNYQTGLKKMRALGEELGVPIEVYGPEATMTGICKQAIECIMAQD from the exons ATGGCAAGGAAGAAGATCAGAGAGTATGATTCCAAGAGGCTTCTTAAACAACATCTTAAACGAATTGCTGGCATCGATTTACCCATTTGCTCTGctcaa ATAACAGAATCCACTGATTTTACCCAATTGGTGAATGAAGAGACATGGTTGTCATCTTCTAGATTGGTTGTTAAACCAGATATGCTTTTTGGTAAGCGCGGTAAGAGTGGCCTTGTGGGTTTGAATTTGGATTTGGCTCAAGTTGCTGAGTTTGTGAAAGAGCGGATAGGGAAAGAG GTTGAGGTTGGAGGTTGCAAGGCACCCGTTACCACATTTATTGTTGAAGCATTTGTTCCTCACGAACAGGAGTTTTATCTATCCATTGTATCTGATAGGCTAGGTTGCACTATAAGCTTTTCAGAGTGTGGTGGTATTGAAATTGAAGAGAATTGGGACAAG GTTAAGAGCATAGTTTTGCCAACCGAAAAATCCTTGTCCAGTGAGGCTTGCGCTCCATTGATTGCTACACTCCCTTTGGAG ATACGAGGGAAAATTGGGGATTTTATCAAAGGTGTCTTTGCAGTATTCGAAG ATCTTGACTTTAGCTTCTTGGAGATGAATCCCTTTACATTAGTTAATGGGGAGCCATATCCATTGGACATGAGGGGAGAACTTGATGATACAGCAGCTTTCAAGAATTTTAACAA GTGGGGCAACATAGAGTTCCCATTACCTTTTGGCCGGGTTTTAAGCCCTACCGAGAGCTATATTCATTCTTTGGATGAAAAG ACTAGTGCTTCCTTGAAATTTACCATTTTGAACCCGAAAGGACGCATTTGGACTATGGTTGCTGGAGGTGGAGCTAGTGTTATATATGCTGACACC GTTGGAGACTTGGGTTACGCATCCGAGCTCGGGAATTATGCCGAGTACAGTGGAGCTCCTAATGAAGAAGAAGTCTTGCAGTATGCTCGAGTCGTTATTGAT TGCGCCACAGCAAATCCCGATGGTCGTAAAAGAGCTCTCCTTATAGGTGGGGGTATTGCTAACTTCACCGATGTTGCTGCTACTTTTAGCGGAATCATTCGAGCTCTACGAGAGAAG GAATCAAAATTGAAGGCCGCTAGGATGCATATTTACGTTAGAAGAGGAGGTCCCAACTATCAAACAGGTCTTAAAAAAATGCGTGCACTTGGTGAGGAGCTTGGAGTTCCTATTGAG GTATACGGCCCAGAGGCAACCATGACTGGAATTTGCAAGCAAGCAATCGAATGCATTATGGCTCAGGATTGA